One Xiphophorus couchianus chromosome 1, X_couchianus-1.0, whole genome shotgun sequence genomic region harbors:
- the naca gene encoding nascent polypeptide-associated complex subunit alpha isoform X10, translating to MPGEATETVPVTEQEMQQPQAETAPPPAPASTQQPQVASGPAKAKGKDAKSGQGYSAPKAVPGRRKRSSMSASSSSPTSPKSTPSSTPRSPVVSPLTSPLASPLASSASSSPANRSAPKVVKAGKQGKAKKGEAFEPAPVQVDHKVPDVKERSEEPNLKKSMTTEAKAFPIETKSQPPPAFKVTPKPAVAAPISFSDAIASSPPKSGGKVASAKPVLLMVDDELPPLIPPEKLGKMQVSAPLVAKESTKPAMSPSEPSPKGAISAPPEVSKAKMGIEPKPLPVEAPKAAAPVKTVAQEVIKPSPTDSKAKSAAGKTGQDKPAAAVKPADETKLISNTGPKQVEDIKVAKPNAGVKSTPPEVTKQAPEKGAVVVNKAQSVDLKATAAEAPKQAKPIAAEAPKADSETPKLVKQTEGPKKAKATSTEAPRPAPEVAKQAATETSKQAKQAAPEALKQAAAEAPKQAKQVPKQAKQESPEAPKQDRKEAPEAPKQAKQAAPEAPKQAKQAAPEAPKQAKQAAPEAPKQAKQAAPEAPKQAKQAAPEAPKQAKQAAPEAPKQAKQAAPEAPKQAKQASPEAPKQANQVPKQAKQESPEAPKQDRKEAPEAPKQAASEAPIQAKQASPEAPKQANQVPKQAKQESPEAPKQDRKEAPEAPKQAKQASPEAPKQAKQVAADAPKTSEASPLAKATAPDSAGQTKQAKPVEVPKQAKPTAAEAPKPATESPKPAKPKADEAPKQAKQTTEVPSKPALVEPIVPPPAPRKLTFAEAVAKPAPVKPDAEKISTAPSNHVISSKPAETPAKMESVIKDDNGSGTESDSDDSVPELEEQDSAQTQTQQAQLAAAAEIDEEPVSKAKQSRSEKKARKAMSKLGLRQVTGVTRVTIRKSKNILFVITKPDVYKSPASDTYIVFGEAKIEDLSQQAQLAAAEKFKVQGEATAKIQDNTQTPTVQEESEEEEVDETGVEVKDIELVMSQANVSRAKAVRALKNNNNDIVNAIMELTM from the exons ATGCCTGGCGAAGCAACAGAAACGGTCCCAGTCACCGAGCAGGAGATGCAGCAGCCTCAAGCGGAGACTG CTCCGCCTCCTGCCCCAGCTTCCACCCAGCAACCTCAGGTAGCTTCTGGCCCCGCAAAGGCCAAAGGCAAAGATGCCAAGAGTGGGCAGGGTTATTCTGCCCCAAAGGCTGTACCTGGCAGAAGAAAACGTTCCTCTATGtctgcctcttcctcctcacccACTTCACCTAAATCTACTCCCTCCTCTACTCCCCGGTCACCCGTGGTGTCACCTTTGACATCACCTTTAGCATCACCTTTGGCTTCCTCGGCCAGTAGCTCCCCTGCCAATCGTTCTGCCCCGAAAGTGGTTAAGGCTGGCAAACAAGGAAAGGCTAAGAAAGGAGAGGCATTTGAGCCTGCTCCTGTCCAGGTAGATCACAAAGTCCCAGACGTAAAGGAAAGGTCAGAGGAACCTAACTTGAAGAAATCTATGACTACTGAAGCTAAAGCTTTCCCAATTGAGACAAAATCTCAGCCACCCCCTGCATTTAAAGTCACCCCAAAGCCTGCTGTTGCAGCACCAATTTCATTCTCGGATGCTATTGCTTCAAGCCCCCCAAAATCTGGTGGAAAGGTTGCTTCTGCAAAACCCGTATTGCTTATGGTCGATGATGAGCTTCCTCCACTTATCCCACCTGAGAAGCTTGGTAAAATGCAAGTCTCTGCACCTCTTGTTGCCAAAGAGAGCACAAAGCCTGCTATGTCTCCTTCTGAACCTAGTCCTAAAGGGGCTATTTCTGCTCCTCCAGAGGTCAGTAAAGCCAAGATGGGTATTGAACCCAAACCTTTGCCTGTCGAAGCTCCTAAGGCAGCAGCCCCAGTGAAAACTGTAGCtcaggaggtcattaagccttCTCCTACAGATTCCAAGGCTAAATCTGCTGCTGGCAAGACTGGCCAAGacaaacctgctgctgctgtgaagcCAGCAGATGAGACCAAATTGATCTCTAACACAGGTCCTAAACAGGTTGAGGACATTAAAGTTGCCAAGCCAAATGCTGGTGTAAAGTCAACCCCTCCTGAGGTTACCAAACAAGCACCCGAAAAGGGTGCTGTGGTAGTTAATAAGGCTCAGTCGGTTGACTTGAAGGCAACAGCTGCTGAGGCCCCCAAACAAGCCAAACCAATAGCTGCTGAGGCACCTAAAGCAGATTCTGAGACTCCTAAACTGGTCAAACAAACCGAGGGACCCAAAAAGGCCAAAGCCACCTCCACCGAGGCACCTAGGCCAGCCCCAGAAGTGGCGAAGCAGGCGGCCACCGAGACATCCAAACAGGCTAAGCAGGCAGCCCCCGAGGCACTCAAGCAAGCGGCTGCCGAGGCACCCAAACAAGCCAAGCAG GTGCCCAAACAGGCTAAGCAGGAGAGCCCTGAGGCACCCAAACAGGATAGAAAGGAGGCTCCCGAGGCACCCAAACAGGCTAAGCAG GCGGCCCCCGAGGCACCCAAACAGGCTAAGCAGGCGGCCCCCGAGGCACCCAAACAGGCTAAGCAGGCGGCCCCCGAGGCACCCAAACAGGCTAAGCAGGCGGCCCCCGAGGCACCCAAACAGGCTAAGCAGGCGGCCCCCGAGGCACCCAAACAGGCTAAGCAGGCGGCCCCCGAGGCACCCAAACAGGCTAAGCAGGCGGCCCCCGAGGCACCCAAACAGGCTAAGCAGGCGTCTCCCGAGGCACCCAAACAGGCTAATCAGGTGCCCAAACAGGCTAAGCAGGAGAGCCCTGAGGCACCCAAACAGGATAGAAAGGAGGCTCCCGAG GCACCCAAACAGGCGGCCTCCGAGGCACCCATACAGGCTAAGCAGGCGTCTCCCGAGGCACCCAAACAGGCTAATCAGGTGCCCAAACAGGCTAAGCAGGAGAGCCCTGAGGCACCCAAGCAGGATAGAAAGGAGGCTCCCGAGGCACCCAAACAGGCTAAGCAGGCGTCTCCCGAGGCACCCAAACAGGCTAAGCAGGTGGCTGCAGACGCCCCTAAAACATCTGAGGCTTCTCCATTGGCCAAAGCAACAGCCCCTGACAGTGCAGGCCAAACCAAGCAGGCCAAACCAGTCGAGGTGCCCAAACAAGCCAAACCAACTGCTGCTGAAGCACCTAAACCAGCTACTGAGAGTCCTAAACCAGCTAAACCGAAGGCTGATGAGGCACCTAAACAAGCCAAGCAAACTACTGAAGTTCCCTCAAAACCTGCTCTAGTTGAGCCTATTGTTCCGCCCCCAGCCCCACGTAAACTTACTTTTGCCGAGGCAGTTGCAAAACCTGCACCTGTCAAGCCTGACGCTGAGAAAATCAGCACTGCTCCCTCTAATCATGTCATATCATCTAAACCTGCTGAAACCCCAGCCAAGATGGAGTCTGTGATCAAGGACGACAATG GATCTGGCACAGAGTCGGACAGTGATGACTCAGTTCCTGAGCTGGAAGAACAGGACTCTGCACAGACACAGACGCAACAAGCTCAG cttgcagctgctgctgaaataGACGAAGAGCCTGTAAGCAAAGCCAAACAGAGCCGCAGTGAAAAGAAGGCACGAAAG GCCATGTCAAAGCTTGGACTCAGGCAGGTAACAGGGGTCACCAGGGTCACCATTCGCAAATCAAAGAACATCTTGTTCGTCATCACCAAACCAGACGTCTACAAGAGCCCTGCGTCAGATACATACATCGTCTTCGGTGAAGCTAAG ATTGAAGATCTTTCTCAGCAAGCCCAGctggctgcagcagaaaagTTCAAGGTACAGGGAGAAGCTACAGCAAAGATCCAGGACAACACACAGACGCCCACAGTACAGGAGGAAAGCGAAGAGGAAGAG GTTGATGAGACCGGAGTCGAGGTGAAGGACATCGAACTCGTCATGTCACAAGCCAACGTGTCGCGGGCAAAGGCTGTACGCGccctgaaaaacaacaacaacgacaTTGTCAACGCTATTATG GAGTTGACAATGTAA
- the naca gene encoding nascent polypeptide-associated complex subunit alpha isoform X19, translating into MPGEATETVPVTEQEMQQPQAETAPPPAPASTQQPQVASGPAKAKGKDAKSGQGYSAPKAVPGRRKRSSMSASSSSPTSPKSTPSSTPRSPVVSPLTSPLASPLASSASSSPANRSAPKVVKAGKQGKAKKGEAFEPAPVQVDHKVPDVKERSEEPNLKKSMTTEAKAFPIETKSQPPPAFKVTPKPAVAAPISFSDAIASSPPKSGGKVASAKPVLLMVDDELPPLIPPEKLGKMQVSAPLVAKESTKPAMSPSEPSPKGAISAPPEVSKAKMGIEPKPLPVEAPKAAAPVKTVAQEVIKPSPTDSKAKSAAGKTGQDKPAAAVKPADETKLISNTGPKQVEDIKVAKPNAGVKSTPPEVTKQAPEKGAVVVNKAQSVDLKATAAEAPKQAKPIAAEAPKADSETPKLVKQTEGPKKAKATSTEAPRPAPEVAKQAATETSKQAKQAAPEALKQAAAEAPKQAKQVPKQAKQESPEAPKQDRKEAPEAPKQAKQAAPEAPKQAKQAAPEAPKQAKQAAPEAPKQAKQAAPEAPKQAKQAAPEAPKQAKQAAPEAPKQAKQAAPEAPKQAKQAAPEAPKQAKQAAPEAPKQAKQASPEAPKQANQVPKQAKQESPEAPKQDRKEAPEAPKQAASEAPIQAKQASPEAPKQAKQASPEAPKQAKQVAADAPKTSEASPLAKATAPDSAGQTKQAKPVEVPKQAKPTAAEAPKPATESPKPAKPKADEAPKQAKQTTEVPSKPALVEPIVPPPAPRKLTFAEAVAKPAPVKPDAEKISTAPSNHVISSKPAETPAKMESVIKDDNGSGTESDSDDSVPELEEQDSAQTQTQQAQLAAAAEIDEEPVSKAKQSRSEKKARKAMSKLGLRQVTGVTRVTIRKSKNILFVITKPDVYKSPASDTYIVFGEAKIEDLSQQAQLAAAEKFKVQGEATAKIQDNTQTPTVQEESEEEEVDETGVEVKDIELVMSQANVSRAKAVRALKNNNNDIVNAIMELTM; encoded by the exons ATGCCTGGCGAAGCAACAGAAACGGTCCCAGTCACCGAGCAGGAGATGCAGCAGCCTCAAGCGGAGACTG CTCCGCCTCCTGCCCCAGCTTCCACCCAGCAACCTCAGGTAGCTTCTGGCCCCGCAAAGGCCAAAGGCAAAGATGCCAAGAGTGGGCAGGGTTATTCTGCCCCAAAGGCTGTACCTGGCAGAAGAAAACGTTCCTCTATGtctgcctcttcctcctcacccACTTCACCTAAATCTACTCCCTCCTCTACTCCCCGGTCACCCGTGGTGTCACCTTTGACATCACCTTTAGCATCACCTTTGGCTTCCTCGGCCAGTAGCTCCCCTGCCAATCGTTCTGCCCCGAAAGTGGTTAAGGCTGGCAAACAAGGAAAGGCTAAGAAAGGAGAGGCATTTGAGCCTGCTCCTGTCCAGGTAGATCACAAAGTCCCAGACGTAAAGGAAAGGTCAGAGGAACCTAACTTGAAGAAATCTATGACTACTGAAGCTAAAGCTTTCCCAATTGAGACAAAATCTCAGCCACCCCCTGCATTTAAAGTCACCCCAAAGCCTGCTGTTGCAGCACCAATTTCATTCTCGGATGCTATTGCTTCAAGCCCCCCAAAATCTGGTGGAAAGGTTGCTTCTGCAAAACCCGTATTGCTTATGGTCGATGATGAGCTTCCTCCACTTATCCCACCTGAGAAGCTTGGTAAAATGCAAGTCTCTGCACCTCTTGTTGCCAAAGAGAGCACAAAGCCTGCTATGTCTCCTTCTGAACCTAGTCCTAAAGGGGCTATTTCTGCTCCTCCAGAGGTCAGTAAAGCCAAGATGGGTATTGAACCCAAACCTTTGCCTGTCGAAGCTCCTAAGGCAGCAGCCCCAGTGAAAACTGTAGCtcaggaggtcattaagccttCTCCTACAGATTCCAAGGCTAAATCTGCTGCTGGCAAGACTGGCCAAGacaaacctgctgctgctgtgaagcCAGCAGATGAGACCAAATTGATCTCTAACACAGGTCCTAAACAGGTTGAGGACATTAAAGTTGCCAAGCCAAATGCTGGTGTAAAGTCAACCCCTCCTGAGGTTACCAAACAAGCACCCGAAAAGGGTGCTGTGGTAGTTAATAAGGCTCAGTCGGTTGACTTGAAGGCAACAGCTGCTGAGGCCCCCAAACAAGCCAAACCAATAGCTGCTGAGGCACCTAAAGCAGATTCTGAGACTCCTAAACTGGTCAAACAAACCGAGGGACCCAAAAAGGCCAAAGCCACCTCCACCGAGGCACCTAGGCCAGCCCCAGAAGTGGCGAAGCAGGCGGCCACCGAGACATCCAAACAGGCTAAGCAGGCAGCCCCCGAGGCACTCAAGCAAGCGGCTGCCGAGGCACCCAAACAAGCCAAGCAG GTGCCCAAACAGGCTAAGCAGGAGAGCCCTGAGGCACCCAAACAGGATAGAAAGGAGGCTCCCGAGGCACCCAAACAGGCTAAGCAGGCGGCCCCCGAGGCACCCAAACAGGCTAAACAGGCGGCCCCCGAGGCACCCAAACAGGCTAAACAGGCGGCCCCCGAGGCACCCAAACAGGCTAAGCAGGCGGCCCCAGAG GCACCCAAACAGGCTAAGCAGGCGGCCCCCGAGGCACCCAAACAGGCTAAGCAGGCGGCCCCCGAGGCACCCAAACAGGCTAAGCAGGCGGCCCCCGAGGCACCCAAACAGGCTAAGCAGGCGGCCCCCGAGGCACCCAAACAGGCTAAGCAGGCGGCCCCCGAGGCACCCAAACAGGCTAAGCAGGCGTCTCCCGAGGCACCCAAACAGGCTAATCAGGTGCCCAAACAGGCTAAGCAGGAGAGCCCTGAGGCACCCAAACAGGATAGAAAGGAGGCTCCCGAG GCACCCAAACAGGCGGCCTCCGAGGCACCCATACAGGCTAAGCAGGCGTCTCCCGAGGCACCCAAACAG GCTAAGCAGGCGTCTCCCGAGGCACCCAAACAGGCTAAGCAGGTGGCTGCAGACGCCCCTAAAACATCTGAGGCTTCTCCATTGGCCAAAGCAACAGCCCCTGACAGTGCAGGCCAAACCAAGCAGGCCAAACCAGTCGAGGTGCCCAAACAAGCCAAACCAACTGCTGCTGAAGCACCTAAACCAGCTACTGAGAGTCCTAAACCAGCTAAACCGAAGGCTGATGAGGCACCTAAACAAGCCAAGCAAACTACTGAAGTTCCCTCAAAACCTGCTCTAGTTGAGCCTATTGTTCCGCCCCCAGCCCCACGTAAACTTACTTTTGCCGAGGCAGTTGCAAAACCTGCACCTGTCAAGCCTGACGCTGAGAAAATCAGCACTGCTCCCTCTAATCATGTCATATCATCTAAACCTGCTGAAACCCCAGCCAAGATGGAGTCTGTGATCAAGGACGACAATG GATCTGGCACAGAGTCGGACAGTGATGACTCAGTTCCTGAGCTGGAAGAACAGGACTCTGCACAGACACAGACGCAACAAGCTCAG cttgcagctgctgctgaaataGACGAAGAGCCTGTAAGCAAAGCCAAACAGAGCCGCAGTGAAAAGAAGGCACGAAAG GCCATGTCAAAGCTTGGACTCAGGCAGGTAACAGGGGTCACCAGGGTCACCATTCGCAAATCAAAGAACATCTTGTTCGTCATCACCAAACCAGACGTCTACAAGAGCCCTGCGTCAGATACATACATCGTCTTCGGTGAAGCTAAG ATTGAAGATCTTTCTCAGCAAGCCCAGctggctgcagcagaaaagTTCAAGGTACAGGGAGAAGCTACAGCAAAGATCCAGGACAACACACAGACGCCCACAGTACAGGAGGAAAGCGAAGAGGAAGAG GTTGATGAGACCGGAGTCGAGGTGAAGGACATCGAACTCGTCATGTCACAAGCCAACGTGTCGCGGGCAAAGGCTGTACGCGccctgaaaaacaacaacaacgacaTTGTCAACGCTATTATG GAGTTGACAATGTAA
- the naca gene encoding nascent polypeptide-associated complex subunit alpha isoform X25 has product MPGEATETVPVTEQEMQQPQAETAPPPAPASTQQPQVASGPAKAKGKDAKSGQGYSAPKAVPGRRKRSSMSASSSSPTSPKSTPSSTPRSPVVSPLTSPLASPLASSASSSPANRSAPKVVKAGKQGKAKKGEAFEPAPVQVDHKVPDVKERSEEPNLKKSMTTEAKAFPIETKSQPPPAFKVTPKPAVAAPISFSDAIASSPPKSGGKVASAKPVLLMVDDELPPLIPPEKLGKMQVSAPLVAKESTKPAMSPSEPSPKGAISAPPEVSKAKMGIEPKPLPVEAPKAAAPVKTVAQEVIKPSPTDSKAKSAAGKTGQDKPAAAVKPADETKLISNTGPKQVEDIKVAKPNAGVKSTPPEVTKQAPEKGAVVVNKAQSVDLKATAAEAPKQAKPIAAEAPKADSETPKLVKQTEGPKKAKATSTEAPRPAPEVAKQAATETSKQAKQAAPEAPKQAKQAAPEAPKQAKQAAPEAPKQAKQAAPEAPKQAKQAAPEAPKQAKQAAPEAPKQAKQAAPEAPKQAKQAAPEAPKQAKQAAPEAPKQAKQAAPEAPKQAKQASPEAPKQANQVPKQAKQESPEAPKQDRKEAPEAPKQAASEAPIQAKQASPEAPKQANQVPKQAKQESPEAPKQDRKEAPEAPKQAKQASPEAPKQAKQVAADAPKTSEASPLAKATAPDSAGQTKQAKPVEVPKQAKPTAAEAPKPATESPKPAKPKADEAPKQAKQTTEVPSKPALVEPIVPPPAPRKLTFAEAVAKPAPVKPDAEKISTAPSNHVISSKPAETPAKMESVIKDDNGSGTESDSDDSVPELEEQDSAQTQTQQAQLAAAAEIDEEPVSKAKQSRSEKKARKAMSKLGLRQVTGVTRVTIRKSKNILFVITKPDVYKSPASDTYIVFGEAKIEDLSQQAQLAAAEKFKVQGEATAKIQDNTQTPTVQEESEEEEVDETGVEVKDIELVMSQANVSRAKAVRALKNNNNDIVNAIMELTM; this is encoded by the exons ATGCCTGGCGAAGCAACAGAAACGGTCCCAGTCACCGAGCAGGAGATGCAGCAGCCTCAAGCGGAGACTG CTCCGCCTCCTGCCCCAGCTTCCACCCAGCAACCTCAGGTAGCTTCTGGCCCCGCAAAGGCCAAAGGCAAAGATGCCAAGAGTGGGCAGGGTTATTCTGCCCCAAAGGCTGTACCTGGCAGAAGAAAACGTTCCTCTATGtctgcctcttcctcctcacccACTTCACCTAAATCTACTCCCTCCTCTACTCCCCGGTCACCCGTGGTGTCACCTTTGACATCACCTTTAGCATCACCTTTGGCTTCCTCGGCCAGTAGCTCCCCTGCCAATCGTTCTGCCCCGAAAGTGGTTAAGGCTGGCAAACAAGGAAAGGCTAAGAAAGGAGAGGCATTTGAGCCTGCTCCTGTCCAGGTAGATCACAAAGTCCCAGACGTAAAGGAAAGGTCAGAGGAACCTAACTTGAAGAAATCTATGACTACTGAAGCTAAAGCTTTCCCAATTGAGACAAAATCTCAGCCACCCCCTGCATTTAAAGTCACCCCAAAGCCTGCTGTTGCAGCACCAATTTCATTCTCGGATGCTATTGCTTCAAGCCCCCCAAAATCTGGTGGAAAGGTTGCTTCTGCAAAACCCGTATTGCTTATGGTCGATGATGAGCTTCCTCCACTTATCCCACCTGAGAAGCTTGGTAAAATGCAAGTCTCTGCACCTCTTGTTGCCAAAGAGAGCACAAAGCCTGCTATGTCTCCTTCTGAACCTAGTCCTAAAGGGGCTATTTCTGCTCCTCCAGAGGTCAGTAAAGCCAAGATGGGTATTGAACCCAAACCTTTGCCTGTCGAAGCTCCTAAGGCAGCAGCCCCAGTGAAAACTGTAGCtcaggaggtcattaagccttCTCCTACAGATTCCAAGGCTAAATCTGCTGCTGGCAAGACTGGCCAAGacaaacctgctgctgctgtgaagcCAGCAGATGAGACCAAATTGATCTCTAACACAGGTCCTAAACAGGTTGAGGACATTAAAGTTGCCAAGCCAAATGCTGGTGTAAAGTCAACCCCTCCTGAGGTTACCAAACAAGCACCCGAAAAGGGTGCTGTGGTAGTTAATAAGGCTCAGTCGGTTGACTTGAAGGCAACAGCTGCTGAGGCCCCCAAACAAGCCAAACCAATAGCTGCTGAGGCACCTAAAGCAGATTCTGAGACTCCTAAACTGGTCAAACAAACCGAGGGACCCAAAAAGGCCAAAGCCACCTCCACCGAGGCACCTAGGCCAGCCCCAGAAGTGGCGAAGCAGGCGGCCACCGAGACATCCAAACAGGCTAAGCAGGCAGCCCCCGAG GCACCCAAACAGGCTAAGCAGGCGGCCCCCGAGGCACCCAAACAGGCTAAACAGGCGGCCCCCGAGGCACCCAAACAGGCTAAACAGGCGGCCCCCGAGGCACCCAAACAGGCTAAGCAGGCGGCCCCAGAG GCACCCAAACAGGCTAAGCAGGCGGCCCCCGAGGCACCCAAACAGGCTAAGCAGGCGGCCCCCGAGGCACCCAAACAGGCTAAGCAGGCGGCCCCCGAGGCACCCAAACAGGCTAAGCAGGCGGCCCCCGAGGCACCCAAACAGGCTAAGCAGGCGGCCCCCGAGGCACCCAAACAGGCTAAGCAGGCGTCTCCCGAGGCACCCAAACAGGCTAATCAGGTGCCCAAACAGGCTAAGCAGGAGAGCCCTGAGGCACCCAAACAGGATAGAAAGGAGGCTCCCGAG GCACCCAAACAGGCGGCCTCCGAGGCACCCATACAGGCTAAGCAGGCGTCTCCCGAGGCACCCAAACAGGCTAATCAGGTGCCCAAACAGGCTAAGCAGGAGAGCCCTGAGGCACCCAAGCAGGATAGAAAGGAGGCTCCCGAGGCACCCAAACAGGCTAAGCAGGCGTCTCCCGAGGCACCCAAACAGGCTAAGCAGGTGGCTGCAGACGCCCCTAAAACATCTGAGGCTTCTCCATTGGCCAAAGCAACAGCCCCTGACAGTGCAGGCCAAACCAAGCAGGCCAAACCAGTCGAGGTGCCCAAACAAGCCAAACCAACTGCTGCTGAAGCACCTAAACCAGCTACTGAGAGTCCTAAACCAGCTAAACCGAAGGCTGATGAGGCACCTAAACAAGCCAAGCAAACTACTGAAGTTCCCTCAAAACCTGCTCTAGTTGAGCCTATTGTTCCGCCCCCAGCCCCACGTAAACTTACTTTTGCCGAGGCAGTTGCAAAACCTGCACCTGTCAAGCCTGACGCTGAGAAAATCAGCACTGCTCCCTCTAATCATGTCATATCATCTAAACCTGCTGAAACCCCAGCCAAGATGGAGTCTGTGATCAAGGACGACAATG GATCTGGCACAGAGTCGGACAGTGATGACTCAGTTCCTGAGCTGGAAGAACAGGACTCTGCACAGACACAGACGCAACAAGCTCAG cttgcagctgctgctgaaataGACGAAGAGCCTGTAAGCAAAGCCAAACAGAGCCGCAGTGAAAAGAAGGCACGAAAG GCCATGTCAAAGCTTGGACTCAGGCAGGTAACAGGGGTCACCAGGGTCACCATTCGCAAATCAAAGAACATCTTGTTCGTCATCACCAAACCAGACGTCTACAAGAGCCCTGCGTCAGATACATACATCGTCTTCGGTGAAGCTAAG ATTGAAGATCTTTCTCAGCAAGCCCAGctggctgcagcagaaaagTTCAAGGTACAGGGAGAAGCTACAGCAAAGATCCAGGACAACACACAGACGCCCACAGTACAGGAGGAAAGCGAAGAGGAAGAG GTTGATGAGACCGGAGTCGAGGTGAAGGACATCGAACTCGTCATGTCACAAGCCAACGTGTCGCGGGCAAAGGCTGTACGCGccctgaaaaacaacaacaacgacaTTGTCAACGCTATTATG GAGTTGACAATGTAA